aataacTACTTGTTTTTTGATCAAACAAAAGCATAGAtatgaatataatttatgattgttattttttataggaTTATGTAGGTGATATGAACCAAAATGAGCTCAAACATTACATGAGAGCTTTATTGATAGCGTTACGAAAAGTACATTTGTTTAATATTATTCATAGAGATGTTAAACCGAGTAATTTTTTGTACGACCGCCGtcataaaaagtaaatactttatttttattgagctttttttttagagttatgggatttaattaacatacttatatttattatagatatttattagTTGACTTTGGGTTGGCCCAAAATTATGTTGAAGAAACTccgaacaataataataatggtaacTTGACTGAGCAGTTTGAAAGTTTGTCGATGAAAAGGAAACGCGGTGATGAGGTAATTTTAattggtaattatttaatattttaatggcGTGTAGTAAAATTTGGGGATGAATTTTATGTATAGAATAATCAAAAATCGCAAGCGGCCTTAAAAAAGTCTACGGTAGAAAGTAAATGTTACTGTTTTGGTAAACCGAAGGTTTGCTctgtttgtttaataaaaccGTCGCAAGTTGCTTCGAGAGCTGGGACTCCCGGGTACAGACCACCagaagttttattaaaatattctcATCAGACGCcaggtttaatattttttatttcgttcttTAGATGAAACTTTctattaagtttaaaaaaaataataaattgaatttataaaattataaaacagcAATAGATGTATGGGCAGCTGGTATTATAATGCTGTGCATCCTAAGTGCCACTCAACCATTTTTCCGCTGTCCGGATGATTCAACGGCATTGGCTGAAATGATAACAGTATTTGGGACCAATAAAATGCAACAGTGCGCCCGTAAAttgggtaattttattttattaatttattttagagtaAGCAATCCAATTACCAGCCCCCCTGATAGTCACCTTAACCGTAAGTTAACtacaagctactgccgtattctaaaggcaacttaaaggaaagtgttggagagcaagcagTGACCTTTAAGTTGAAAttaaattgtctgttaacttgaattcaatttgactacaagtgttatTGTCAGACAATGATGTTCAGTTGATTTAAAGTTTCACTCCAAATTGATGGCAAGTTcttctgtcaaattacattcagatgacggcagtagatttgcatcaacttgcacgcaagtattatccagTCGAGGCTTACCAGAAACTTGTTCAGTCAGCCGTAGATGcttcactgcagaacttgctaAGCAATGATATTtagtgtggctatcagggcctcaaaaaaattatttttatccaatTACATGCCACAAAAacgtattaatttttctactgatccttcaattatattttaaaataattttaataattaaatatataaaagcaCTGGATACTTGTAGGGGCTGGCAATTGGTATTTTACTCcagcaattatttaaaatttgacatttaaaatttgatttcatttatttatttaattttctgtaaattattaaacgcaggtaaaaaattaatttgtagtGAAACTATATCAGGAATCGATTTAGTAACACTTTGTCAAAAATTGCGTCAGAGAAGTTTTAATTCTCAGCAAAATAACACTTGTCATAATCGCaaggtattttatttattttttttattttatattttatttctttatcaattataattatttttattttttataattattttattatttcaaagaatACATTAGCCGAAAATTATCCACCAGAAGCATATGATTTATTGTCACGTTTATTGGATGTAGATTATAAAACCCGAATTACAGCGAACGATGCGCTCGAACATCCGTTTTTGAAAGTAtgacatatattaaaatactaaatataaaactgtaaatagatttatttttattattttattttacttgtaaaagttatacaaattatatatattttgtgtacaatatatttaaatatgatatagtataaataaatacattaatttttcaacaattaacGAGTCgtctttataaaataattagtacataaactattttaaaaaatgctatCATCTAgcgtttaaaaataagtactgataaattaaatacattagtAAAACTATTCAACAGATTCCAAATTATTATCTGATCCACTGGGCTGTTCTTCAGCTTCCGGTTTCTTCTCAATAAGTTTCCACTTGGCAGCAGCTTCCAATGCCGATGCAGCCGCATCCTTTATTTTCTTGTTCTTAACATCCTCGCTCTTGATAAGCGCCATCAGTATCTCCATAACATCTGTTTCAATAAGCTTGGTCGCTGTTTCTTTCGTACTGTTTATCATATTAGCGACAATAACGACCCCGCGATGTTGTACATCAGGATTAGGATTAGCCAGTAAGAAATGAATAGACTCAAGCCAATTGTCGCTGTCAAATATTTTCTCGCAAGCTTTGTGGCTGACCGAAGTGAGCATTGCAAGCGCTCCAGAAGCAGCGAGACTCGTGTCCTGGTCTTCGTCACTtgataaaataactaaatactTGACACGGTCATTCTCgccttcaaataattttatagtgTCTTCGCACATCATGAGATTGTTCACAACCTGGGTGGCAGCGCGTTGTAGCATCAAATGATCTTCGTACATGTAAAATTCTATTTTAGGAAACGCTCCTTCCTTCAGCATGTGCTTTCTAATGGCGTCGTTAACTCCAGCAATATTACAAAGTGCCATTAGTGCTTCAAAGTTCTCCAAAGCTGAGCATTCTTGATTCAATAGACTCAATAACGGTCTGATGACTTCCATTATTCGCTGACCAGGGAATGCAACTTCTGGATTTATCGTGATACCAATTCTAGCTAAGGCTTGTGCTGCTTGTTTCTTTCCTTTGGCAGTTCCATTTATAGCTAGAGGTAGCAAAGCTTTGGCACCGCCTTGCTGTACTACTATACCACGTACCTCTTGCTGCCCACATATTGCATTAAAAACACGTGCTATTAATTCTTTACTATTGTCACTGTCAGTTTTAGCGAGTGCGACCAATGCAGTTGTGATTCCTTCTTTGGCCAGAGTAACGAGCCTCTTGTTAACGAAATCCGGATCATCGAGCTCGTGTTCCTCGGGCACGTGCTGCTTTGCGAACTTAGCCAACTCCAGCATCTCGGGTATTATTTCTTGCTTATCATAAGCGTTGCACAAATTAACTAAAGTAGTAACGCATCCATAGATAACAGACTTGTCACCAGACTTGGCAAGTTCAATCATCGCATGAATGGCTCCTTTATcttctattaatttttctttaacttcCGCGTCAAATGTCAAGTAAGAAAGACCTTCGACGGCCCACTTCCTCATATCTTTGTCTTTCTTGGGGTTTATCAAAAACCTACGGCAAGCCTCtgctaattttttagttgcCCCATCGGCAAAGGGTTTTACTGAGGCATCTGTTCCACTTGAGCTTCCTAATTTACACAAACCAACAAGAGCTCGTACACGAATAGCGTCGTCTTTAGATTGGTACAGTTTCTTCAGGATATTAACGCCTTGATTTATGATAGTCGTTGCTTTGTCTTTTTTCGAAGCTGCCGCCACGATGCACTCGCAAGCGACTTTCTGCTGCAAAATGTCATCTGTACTGGCCATCACGAGTATCATCTGCAAGATACCGTCTCTCGCGACGATCGAATTGCCCACATCAAGTGGACCAAGAAGCAGAGTCGTTATCGCTACGGTAACACGTACTTTTGACTCGACCTCCGGGTCCAGCAGTTTatcttttataaattcatcaaTTGCTGCACAGAACTTTTCCTTCGCCGCATCGTAGTACATGTTCTCGTAAATTTTCGCCAGACAAACACTCACGACCGTCCGTGTTGACGCTGTTATGTTCATAGCAGACTCGTATTTATATTCTTCCAGTTCACTCGCTACTTCCATCAATCTCTGGAGACCTCTGATGTCTACCAACCTCTCGGCCCAATCCAGTGCCGAGTAATGTACGTTCCGCATTATCAACTCAATAAGTGCATCTCTTGCCAGCCCCGTTATCGTGCGATTTGTCGTCGAGTAAACTAAACATGACAGCAGTGTgtctatttcatttttatatttttcacacAATTCTTTTTGCGGTTTAGAGTCTGGTTTGTTTTCCAGTCCGCTGTAGCTGTTTAAAACGatctgaaaaaataattaaattttaatatttcagaCATTAATTAACTCAgggtaattttattaaactcattacaattaaataaatacgttACCTGCATACAATATTGTGCAGCATTGACTCTCTCttcattattactattaatcaTTTCTAGAAA
This genomic interval from Microplitis mediator isolate UGA2020A chromosome 2, iyMicMedi2.1, whole genome shotgun sequence contains the following:
- the LOC130662882 gene encoding cell division cycle 7-related protein kinase-like isoform X1 — encoded protein: MNNVTDNSEVAKNDKGKKDEIKLLMEEIPLLKELFEIHYKVGEGTFSSVYLATMKSNYDSKKFAIKHIIPTYPPARIERELKCLQEIGGADNVVGVELCIRNGPSVAFVMPFMRHNKFSDYVGDMNQNELKHYMRALLIALRKVHLFNIIHRDVKPSNFLYDRRHKKYLLVDFGLAQNYVEETPNNNNNGNLTEQFESLSMKRKRGDENNQKSQAALKKSTVESKCYCFGKPKVCSVCLIKPSQVASRAGTPGYRPPEVLLKYSHQTPAIDVWAAGIIMLCILSATQPFFRCPDDSTALAEMITVFGTNKMQQCARKLGKKLICSETISGIDLVTLCQKLRQRSFNSQQNNTCHNRKNTLAENYPPEAYDLLSRLLDVDYKTRITANDALEHPFLKV
- the LOC130662882 gene encoding cell division cycle 7-related protein kinase-like isoform X2; this translates as MNNVTDNSEVAKNDKGKKDEIKLLMEEIPLLKELFEIHYKVGEGTFSSVYLATMKSNYDSKKFAIKHIIPTYPPARIERELKCLQEIGGADNVVGVELCIRNGPSVAFVMPFMRHNKFSDYVGDMNQNELKHYMRALLIALRKVHLFNIIHRDVKPSNFLYDRRHKKYLLVDFGLAQNYVEETPNNNNNGNLTEQFESLSMKRKRGDENNQKSQAALKKSTVESKCYCFGKPKVCSVCLIKPSQVASRAGTPGYRPPEVLLKYSHQTPAIDVWAAGIIMLCILSATQPFFRCPDDSTALAEMITVFGTNKMQQCARKLGKKINL
- the LOC130662875 gene encoding protein unc-45 homolog B, whose translation is MTKSTLSPLELKEKGNEAFQKGNWDEALSCYTSALKITKDDTNEKAVLCKNRAAVYLKQKDYDNVIKDCNEALKITPNDPKALFRRCQAYEALEKYEEAYRDARFVVNSDPSNKAIQPILARLFEIVEERLRQNSRTSAKVSQMFEMAFNLESDKEKRAAAMNNLLVLSRERAGAEAMFKEGIITKILKLLKIEKNNDEIITASIRIIAELCKNNVERTEVIIREIGIPWFLEMINSNNEERVNAAQYCMQIVLNSYSGLENKPDSKPQKELCEKYKNEIDTLLSCLVYSTTNRTITGLARDALIELIMRNVHYSALDWAERLVDIRGLQRLMEVASELEEYKYESAMNITASTRTVVSVCLAKIYENMYYDAAKEKFCAAIDEFIKDKLLDPEVESKVRVTVAITTLLLGPLDVGNSIVARDGILQMILVMASTDDILQQKVACECIVAAASKKDKATTIINQGVNILKKLYQSKDDAIRVRALVGLCKLGSSSGTDASVKPFADGATKKLAEACRRFLINPKKDKDMRKWAVEGLSYLTFDAEVKEKLIEDKGAIHAMIELAKSGDKSVIYGCVTTLVNLCNAYDKQEIIPEMLELAKFAKQHVPEEHELDDPDFVNKRLVTLAKEGITTALVALAKTDSDNSKELIARVFNAICGQQEVRGIVVQQGGAKALLPLAINGTAKGKKQAAQALARIGITINPEVAFPGQRIMEVIRPLLSLLNQECSALENFEALMALCNIAGVNDAIRKHMLKEGAFPKIEFYMYEDHLMLQRAATQVVNNLMMCEDTIKLFEGENDRVKYLVILSSDEDQDTSLAASGALAMLTSVSHKACEKIFDSDNWLESIHFLLANPNPDVQHRGVVIVANMINSTKETATKLIETDVMEILMALIKSEDVKNKKIKDAAASALEAAAKWKLIEKKPEAEEQPSGSDNNLESVE